The sequence CCGGCCGACGTAGCAGTCGTCCTTCCCCGCCGCGAACAGCGGCATCGGGTAGACGTTGTTCGCCGGGTCGTCCATCACCTGGCAGCCGGGGAACTTCGCGATCAGCTCCCTCGCCTTCTCCCGCGTGATCTTCTTCTCGAACTGGGCGTTGATCGAGATCGAGTGGGCGGTCAGCACCGGCACGCGCACCGTGGTGCAGGTGACGCGCAGGTCGGGGATCCCCATGATCTTGCGCCCCTCGTTCGTCATCTTCATCTCTTCCTTCGTGTACCCGTTATCGAGGAAAGCGTCGATGTGGGGGATGACGTTAAAGGCGATCTGGTGCTTGAACGCCGCCACCTCGAGCGTCTCGCCCTTGGCGAACTGCTTCGTCTGGGCGATCAGCTCCGCCATCGCCTTGGCCCCCGCTCCGGACGTCGCCTGGTACGACGACGCCACGACCCGCTTCAAGGTGCCGTAATCGTGAAGCGGCTTGAGCGGCATGATCGAGATGATCGTCGTGCAGTTCGGGTTCGCGACGATCCCGCGCTGCTTGTACTGGCCGATCGCCTCGGGGTTGATCTCGGGGACCACCAACGGGATGTCGGGCTCCATCCGGAACGCGGAGGAGTTGTCGACAACGACCGCTCCCGAGGCCCACGCCGCAGCGGCGAACTCCTTGCTGCGCGAGGCGCCCGCGGAAAACAGGGCGATGTCGATCCCCTTGAAGGCGTCCTTCGAGAGCAGCTCGACGGGAAACTCCTGCCCGGCGAACTTCAGCTTCTTCCCAACGGAGCGCTCGGACGCGAGAAGACGCAGGTTCCCGATCGGGAACTTCCGTTCCGCCAGGATCTGAAGGAATACCCCACCCACCGCGCCGGTCGCGCCGGCCACGGCCACGTTGAATCTCTTGCCGCTCATCGCCTCACCTCTTCTGGTATTGGTTCAGGACGGCGTGCCGGACCCGGTCGCCCATTTCGGTCGTTCCGACCTTTTTCCCCTCGCCCTCGCGGTAGATGTCGCCCGTCCGGTACCCGTCGGCGAGTACCCGCTCCACCGCCTTCTCGATCCGGGCGGCCTCGGCGGGCATATCAAACGAATATTTTAACATCATCGCGACGGAAAGTATTGTCGCAAGAGGGTTCGCTACCCCCTTCCCCGCAATGTCGGGGGCGCTGCCGTGGATCGGCTCGTACATCCCCACCTTCCCCCCGATGGAGGCGGACGGCAGCATCCCGATCGACCCGGTGATCATCGAAGCCTCGTCGGTGAGGATGTCGCCGAAGAGGTTGGTCGTCACCACGACGTCGAACTGCCGCGGGTTGCGGATGAGCTGCATCGCGCAGTTGTCGACCAGCATGTGGGAGAGCGCCACGTCGGGGTACTCCTTCGCGCCCACCTCGGACACCACCTTGCGCCACAATTCCGTCGCCTCAAGGACGTTCGACTTGTCCACGGAGGTGACCCTCCGGGAACGCTTGCGGGAAAGCTCGAACGCGACGCGGGCGACCCGCTCGATTTCGGGCCGGGTGTAGATCTCCGTATTGATCCCCGTCTCCACGCCGTTGATGAACGACACGCCACGAGGCTCCCCGAAGTAGATCCCGCCCGTCAGCTCCCGCACCACCATCAGGTCGATCCCCTCGACCAGCTCCCGGCGCAGCGGGGACGCGTCGAGCAGCGGGGCGAACACGACCGCGGGACGAAGGTTCGCGAAGAGCCCCAGCTCCTTGCGCAGCCCCAGGAGCGCCCGCTCGGGACGAACGGCGAACGGGAGGGGATCCCACCTCGGTCCGCCGACCGCACCGAGCAGCACCGCGTCGGACGCCCTCGCGAGCGCGAGGGCGTTCCGGGACATCGGGACCCCGTGGACGTCGTACGATGCGCCGCCCAGGAGTTCCTCCTCCGTCTCGAACATCCGCTTGCCGGCCGCCTGCTCGATGACCCTGAGGACCGAGAGCCCCTCCCGGACGACCTCCGGACCGATCCCGTCGCCCGGAAACACGCAGATCTTCTTCGAGGCCATCAAGCCCCCTTCTTCCGCTTCGCGATATAGTTCAACAGCCCCCCGGCGGCCACCAGCTCCCGCATGAACGGCGGGATCGGGGTGAATCGGTACTCCTTCCCTTTCGTCTCGTTCCGCAGGGAACCCCGCTCCATGTCCACGGCGAGGCGATCTCCGGGCTCGATCTCATCGACGGCGTCGGGGGCCTCGAAGATCGGCAACCCCATGTTGAAGGCGTTCCGGTAGAAGATCCGGGCGAACGAGCGCGCGATGACCGCCGACGCGCCGGACGCCTTGATCGCGATCGGTGCGTGCTCCCGGGAGGAGCCGCAGCCGAAGTTCTTCCCGGCGACGATGAAGTCGCCCGAAGCCACCTTCGACGCGAAGGAGGCGTCGATGTCCTCCATGCAGTGGCGGGCGAGCTCCGCCGGGTCGGAGGTGTTCAGGTACCGCGCGGGGATGATGACGTCCGTGTCGACGTCGTCCCCGTACTTCCACGCCTTGCCCTTCATCTCCATGTCATCGGGCCTCGATCCTCTCACTCACGGCAGCTCATCCGGCCCCCCGATCCTCCCCAGCACCGCGGAGGCCGCGGCCCCCGCGGGGTTGGAGAGGTACACCTCGCTCTCGGGATGCCCCATCCGGCCGACGAAGTTCCGGTTCGTCGTCGAGATCGCCCGCTCCCCCTTCGCCAGGATCCCCATGTGGCCGCCCAGGCAAGGCCCGCAGGTGGGGGTGGAGAAGGCCGCCCCCGCCGTGACGAACGCCTCCATCAGTCCCTCCCGCATCGCCTGCAGGTAGATCTCCTGGGTCGCGGGAAAGATGAGCATCCTCACGCCGTCGTGGACCTTCCGCCCCCGGATCACCGCCGCGGCGCTGCGCAGGTCCTCGATCCGCCCGTTGGTGCACGATCCCACCACGACCTGGTCGATCGGGATGTTCCCGACCTGCGACAGCCGCCTCGTGTTCTCCGGCAGGTGAGGAAAGGCGACCATCGGCTCGAGCGCGGACAGGTCCACGGCGATCTCGTCCGCGTACCGCGCGCCGGGATCGACCGTCACGACCTCGTACTTCCGCTTCGCCCTTCCGTCAGAGTACGCCTTCGTCGCCGTGTCGAACGGGAAGATC is a genomic window of Candidatus Deferrimicrobium sp. containing:
- the leuB gene encoding 3-isopropylmalate dehydrogenase encodes the protein MASKKICVFPGDGIGPEVVREGLSVLRVIEQAAGKRMFETEEELLGGASYDVHGVPMSRNALALARASDAVLLGAVGGPRWDPLPFAVRPERALLGLRKELGLFANLRPAVVFAPLLDASPLRRELVEGIDLMVVRELTGGIYFGEPRGVSFINGVETGINTEIYTRPEIERVARVAFELSRKRSRRVTSVDKSNVLEATELWRKVVSEVGAKEYPDVALSHMLVDNCAMQLIRNPRQFDVVVTTNLFGDILTDEASMITGSIGMLPSASIGGKVGMYEPIHGSAPDIAGKGVANPLATILSVAMMLKYSFDMPAEAARIEKAVERVLADGYRTGDIYREGEGKKVGTTEMGDRVRHAVLNQYQKR
- a CDS encoding aspartate-semialdehyde dehydrogenase, which translates into the protein MSGKRFNVAVAGATGAVGGVFLQILAERKFPIGNLRLLASERSVGKKLKFAGQEFPVELLSKDAFKGIDIALFSAGASRSKEFAAAAWASGAVVVDNSSAFRMEPDIPLVVPEINPEAIGQYKQRGIVANPNCTTIISIMPLKPLHDYGTLKRVVASSYQATSGAGAKAMAELIAQTKQFAKGETLEVAAFKHQIAFNVIPHIDAFLDNGYTKEEMKMTNEGRKIMGIPDLRVTCTTVRVPVLTAHSISINAQFEKKITREKARELIAKFPGCQVMDDPANNVYPMPLFAAGKDDCYVGRIREDDSAENCLNLWVCGDQLRKGAALNAVQIAEVLAQKYLQPAAV
- the leuD gene encoding 3-isopropylmalate dehydratase small subunit: MEMKGKAWKYGDDVDTDVIIPARYLNTSDPAELARHCMEDIDASFASKVASGDFIVAGKNFGCGSSREHAPIAIKASGASAVIARSFARIFYRNAFNMGLPIFEAPDAVDEIEPGDRLAVDMERGSLRNETKGKEYRFTPIPPFMRELVAAGGLLNYIAKRKKGA